In a single window of the Fretibacterium sp. OH1220_COT-178 genome:
- a CDS encoding DUF6305 family protein: MRKMKVLLLLAVAAVLAAAGSAAAADVALTSVGQSPDAMMVRVVMKRLGIESDYRPLMKAEELGEGKVLVVVVGGSSKGLGAAGIDKDDEVARAGALLEKARADGRKILVMHVGGEGRRGTLSDLFIEAVAGFADSLIVVDGGDGDGIFTRLAEPRKTPILSAPNVKGTDAPIKTVLSEWGVL, encoded by the coding sequence ATGAGGAAGATGAAGGTGCTTTTGCTTTTGGCGGTTGCGGCGGTGCTGGCGGCGGCGGGGTCCGCCGCGGCTGCGGATGTGGCTCTCACGTCGGTGGGGCAGAGCCCGGACGCCATGATGGTTCGGGTGGTCATGAAGCGGCTGGGCATCGAGTCCGATTATCGTCCCCTGATGAAGGCGGAGGAGCTCGGGGAGGGAAAGGTGCTGGTGGTCGTCGTGGGCGGCAGTTCCAAGGGACTGGGCGCCGCCGGGATCGACAAGGACGATGAGGTCGCCCGGGCCGGGGCCCTCCTGGAAAAGGCCCGTGCGGACGGCCGAAAAATTCTGGTGATGCACGTCGGGGGCGAGGGGCGCCGAGGCACGCTCTCCGACCTGTTCATCGAGGCCGTCGCCGGCTTTGCGGACTCCCTGATCGTCGTGGACGGCGGAGACGGGGACGGCATCTTCACGCGTCTTGCCGAGCCCCGCAAGACGCCGATCCTCTCCGCGCCCAACGTCAAGGGAACGGACGCGCCGATCAAGACCGTCCTGTCGGAGTGGGGCGTTCTTTGA
- a CDS encoding RrF2 family transcriptional regulator: protein MLGSVIAISEAVSLGVHGMGLLAASGRRLSARDMAQALGVSEAHLTKVFQRLARAGLVRSVRGVGGGFELKLAPADISLMAVYKAIEGIPDPSAALCSCCAQCPFRRCIFDTVLEESARHFLKYLSETTLDTVLLKFDAGELFSRNGREACPAPALQQ from the coding sequence GTGTTGGGCAGCGTTATCGCCATATCGGAGGCCGTTTCCCTGGGCGTACACGGTATGGGGCTTTTGGCGGCGTCGGGCCGTCGTCTCAGCGCCAGGGATATGGCGCAGGCCTTGGGCGTCTCCGAGGCGCATCTGACGAAGGTCTTTCAGCGGCTGGCGCGCGCGGGGCTGGTGCGTTCCGTCCGCGGCGTGGGGGGCGGGTTCGAGCTGAAGCTGGCCCCTGCCGACATATCGCTTATGGCGGTCTACAAGGCGATCGAGGGGATTCCCGACCCGTCGGCGGCGCTCTGTTCGTGCTGCGCGCAGTGTCCCTTCCGGCGCTGCATCTTCGACACCGTGCTGGAGGAGTCGGCGCGGCACTTCCTGAAGTATCTGTCGGAGACCACGCTGGACACGGTGCTGCTGAAGTTCGACGCCGGGGAGCTCTTTTCCCGAAACGGGCGGGAGGCGTGTCCGGCGCCCGCCCTTCAGCAATAA
- a CDS encoding succinylglutamate desuccinylase/aspartoacylase domain-containing protein, producing the protein MEHRFRGNALTAALLLAAAAFVGTLAARSFMSMWADDAVFPAPGFEHHRLSEWEPSLAGSPGDTDVYVQAGPKPGGTVLILGGTHPNEPASHVAAVLCLERARVTAGRLIVVPFANRSAFTHNSPQDAAPQRFRLEQEGGGARVFRFGSRATNPIHQWPDPDIYIHHPSGQRLDGSSRSNLNRGYPGRLDDGLTQRVSRAILELIRREKADLAFDLHEASPEYPVVNAMVAHERAMELAATASLELDFEGIPMRIEPSPVNLRGLSHREWGDAVEGTLAILMESGNPSQGRLRGRTDEALVLTGRDKAYARASRLGRLFIPYTEDQPLALRVARHVTALRVCMGLLGDVLGPEKAVRVEGLPDYADILDRGVGPFLARDPGAEPAR; encoded by the coding sequence ATGGAACATCGATTCAGGGGCAATGCCCTCACGGCAGCGCTGCTGCTTGCGGCGGCCGCGTTCGTGGGAACGCTGGCGGCCCGCTCCTTCATGTCCATGTGGGCGGACGACGCGGTTTTTCCCGCGCCGGGGTTCGAGCATCACAGGCTCTCCGAGTGGGAGCCCTCCCTTGCGGGCTCGCCGGGGGATACCGACGTGTACGTCCAGGCCGGCCCCAAGCCCGGCGGTACCGTCCTGATCCTGGGCGGCACGCATCCCAACGAGCCGGCGTCCCACGTCGCGGCTGTCCTCTGCCTGGAGCGTGCCCGCGTGACGGCGGGGCGGCTGATCGTCGTCCCCTTCGCCAACCGTTCGGCCTTCACCCACAACTCGCCGCAGGACGCCGCCCCCCAGCGGTTCCGCCTGGAGCAGGAGGGGGGAGGCGCGCGCGTCTTCCGGTTCGGCTCCCGCGCGACGAACCCGATCCACCAGTGGCCGGACCCGGACATCTACATCCACCACCCGTCGGGACAGAGGCTGGACGGATCCTCGCGGAGCAACCTCAACCGCGGCTATCCCGGCCGGCTTGACGACGGCCTGACCCAGCGGGTCTCCCGTGCGATCCTCGAGCTGATCCGCAGGGAAAAGGCCGATCTGGCCTTCGACCTGCACGAGGCCTCGCCCGAGTACCCCGTGGTCAACGCGATGGTGGCGCACGAGCGTGCGATGGAGCTGGCCGCGACCGCCTCCCTGGAGCTGGATTTCGAGGGGATCCCCATGCGCATCGAGCCCTCGCCGGTCAACCTTCGGGGGCTGAGCCACAGGGAGTGGGGCGATGCCGTGGAGGGGACGCTGGCTATCCTCATGGAGTCCGGAAACCCCAGCCAGGGACGCCTGAGGGGGCGGACGGACGAGGCCCTGGTGCTGACCGGCAGGGACAAGGCCTACGCACGTGCCTCGAGGCTGGGGCGGCTCTTCATCCCCTACACGGAGGACCAGCCCCTCGCGCTTCGGGTGGCCCGCCACGTCACCGCGCTGCGGGTCTGCATGGGCCTGCTGGGCGACGTCCTGGGGCCGGAGAAGGCCGTCCGGGTGGAGGGGCTTCC
- a CDS encoding TRAP transporter large permease subunit, with product MNWFWPEGFYTLLMIGTFAFGAFACKLPIAVAMAAAAIVGALAGGVDFPLRHLVEGAFGYVNTIMVICTAMIFMKVLQRTGLLDSLSAWVIRRFRRFPVPLSLGIMAIIMAPGAITGSSTAAVLTTGALVSPVLMTLGLSRVGTAAVVAMGALLGMIAPPISIPAMIICAGVDIPYVGFALPLLICTVPLAVICALTMIYPHIRRFSDDAALEAQLRRMEARPLTLRLLLPVLVLVALLALEQFVPQHVALGMPLVFLLASASAFLSGARWNFADTVTEAVDEALPVMGILMGVGMFIQIMTRIGVQGFVVVSALSLPSWTLYLGIAVSMPLFGAVSSFGSASVLGVPFLLALLNYNSVVVASALALVAALGDLMPPTALAGIFAAQVAGEENYFAVLRRCIAPSVLLALWGIAVILMSNDIARVLP from the coding sequence ATGAACTGGTTCTGGCCGGAGGGTTTCTACACCCTCCTCATGATCGGGACGTTCGCCTTCGGGGCCTTCGCCTGCAAGCTGCCCATCGCCGTCGCGATGGCCGCCGCGGCGATCGTCGGCGCCCTGGCCGGAGGGGTCGATTTCCCCCTCCGCCATCTGGTGGAGGGGGCGTTCGGCTACGTCAACACCATCATGGTGATCTGCACCGCGATGATCTTCATGAAGGTGCTCCAGCGCACGGGGCTCCTGGACTCGCTGTCCGCCTGGGTCATCCGGCGCTTTCGCCGCTTTCCCGTGCCGCTCAGCCTGGGGATCATGGCGATCATCATGGCGCCCGGGGCGATCACCGGCTCTTCGACGGCCGCCGTGCTGACCACGGGAGCCTTGGTCTCCCCCGTGCTGATGACCCTGGGGCTCTCCAGGGTGGGGACCGCGGCCGTCGTTGCCATGGGGGCGCTTCTGGGCATGATCGCCCCGCCCATCAGCATCCCCGCCATGATCATCTGCGCCGGCGTGGACATCCCCTACGTGGGGTTCGCCCTGCCGCTGCTGATCTGCACGGTCCCCCTGGCCGTGATCTGCGCCCTGACGATGATCTATCCCCACATCCGGCGCTTCTCCGACGACGCGGCGCTCGAGGCGCAGCTCCGGCGCATGGAGGCCAGGCCGCTGACGCTCCGCCTTCTGCTCCCCGTGCTCGTGCTCGTGGCGCTCCTGGCTCTCGAGCAGTTCGTGCCCCAGCACGTCGCTCTGGGGATGCCGCTCGTCTTTCTGTTGGCCTCGGCCTCGGCCTTCCTTTCGGGCGCGCGCTGGAACTTCGCGGACACCGTAACGGAGGCGGTGGACGAAGCGCTGCCCGTCATGGGCATCCTGATGGGCGTCGGCATGTTCATCCAGATCATGACGCGGATCGGCGTTCAGGGCTTCGTGGTGGTCTCCGCGCTCAGCCTGCCCTCATGGACGCTCTACCTGGGCATCGCGGTCTCCATGCCGCTCTTCGGGGCGGTCTCGTCCTTCGGGTCCGCTTCGGTGCTCGGGGTGCCCTTCCTCCTGGCCCTGCTGAACTACAACTCCGTCGTGGTCGCCTCCGCGCTCGCCCTCGTCGCCGCCCTGGGGGACCTGATGCCCCCCACGGCGCTCGCCGGGATCTTCGCCGCCCAGGTGGCGGGGGAGGAGAACTACTTCGCCGTGCTGAGGCGCTGCATCGCGCCGTCCGTCCTGCTGGCCCTCTGGGGGATCGCCGTGATCCTCATGAGCAACGATATCGCCAGAGTGCTGCCTTGA